The Candidatus Binatia bacterium genome contains a region encoding:
- a CDS encoding type II toxin-antitoxin system RelE/ParE family toxin codes for MKYRLVVRHPAKADIRAAARRYEWQQPGLGRAFVVQVDTALSRVAENPLQYRVLYRKARRAIVRRFPYGVFYRVEASDIVVFCVSHLHRSEASWKSRADRQ; via the coding sequence GTGAAGTACCGGCTGGTCGTTCGACACCCGGCGAAAGCAGACATTCGCGCCGCTGCCCGGCGGTACGAGTGGCAGCAGCCCGGGCTCGGACGAGCCTTTGTCGTCCAGGTGGACACGGCGTTGAGTCGCGTCGCCGAAAATCCCCTCCAGTACCGGGTGCTCTATCGAAAGGCGCGCCGGGCCATTGTCCGCCGGTTTCCATACGGTGTGTTCTATCGGGTCGAGGCAAGCGACATTGTCGTGTTCTGTGTGAGCCACCTGCACCGGAGCGAGGCGTCCTGGAAGTCTCG
- a CDS encoding addiction module protein: protein MSVQPIIETFRRLSTADKLRLVQELWDEIAEEAAHLPLTESQRRVLDERIDEHEGNPHDVEPWEEARDDILRKL from the coding sequence ATGAGCGTACAGCCAATCATCGAAACGTTCCGGAGATTGTCCACGGCCGACAAGCTCCGCTTGGTCCAGGAGCTGTGGGATGAGATCGCCGAGGAAGCGGCCCACCTTCCCCTCACGGAATCGCAGCGTCGTGTGCTTGACGAGCGGATCGACGAACACGAGGGAAATCCCCATGACGTCGAGCCATGGGAAGAAGCCCGCGACGACATCCTGCGCAAGCTGTGA